The Sporomusaceae bacterium FL31 sequence GTAAATTTGATGCTCCAGGCGGACTAAAGGTAAACCATAAGGACTGCCCACCTTCATACACCCCTAGATGTTCAAAGTCAGTCACTTTGTTTTCCCCGAAAAACAGATTCTGGGAGGGTGTTTCAAGTGTATACTGATATTGATGGCGGTATTTTACGCCCATGCCGCCCGCATATACCCCGCCGCGCGGATTCAAATAGTAAGCAATTTTATCGGTATAGGTAGTCGGTAAATACAGTTTATACACAATCCCATAATTTCCGTAATTGAGAACTTTGCTGCCGTCGGTAGCGTCAATGCCTTCGACATAGCGGTCCAAAACATTGTCAGCCAGCGTGACTACGACCATCCCAGCTTTACTGGTATAAGCCTTATTGCCAGTAAGCAGACGGTCTTTGCCTTCAAAGGTACCGCGTAAGCGCTGTTGATCGGCTGGCAGCACCTGCGCCTGAGCAGCAAATTGGTCGATGTCAGCCTCCACAGGCATCATCATCACTCTGACTTTAATGGGCTGATCGGATTTAAAGTCATAGATCCCATTCACCAGCATGCCAGGCTCCACCACCAACTGACTTAGCTGTGTATCCAGCAGCTTGCTGGACTTGGACGCAACCTCAACTATGTACAGATTATCATTCTTCAAGTACTGCATCTGCGTTTCTTTGCCTACTAATAGATAGTCCATACTGGGCCCGCCCAGACCATAACGCACTACAGTAATATTAGCCGTCTCAGAGCCTTGATTTTCCAAAACAACGACAATTTTCTTGGGCTGAGTTGTATCATTAACATGATGGAAAAACAGCCGGGCATCACCACTGACCGTATCCTGATAAGTGACACCATCAGCAGGAATCATTTCCGGACTGTCAGATAACAGCAGTTTTCCCCCATAAGCAGTCGAAGTCACCGGCCACTCCGGTAAGTTAAGCACGTCCTTACCGGTTAGCTTGTTTTCAGCTGCAAAGCTGACGCTGTTCATCGTAAGAAGCAACATAAAAACCGGCAATAGTTTGCGCAACAATAACATAGTATTACCCCCTTGTACAGGGTACATTATAACAACCAGAGTTTGGTATGTAAATGTAAAATGTTTACAAGGTGTTGCTGCCTGCTGCCCGGTTAGCAGCATTAATGGCCTGATTGGCTAAGTCAATGGACTGTCCGAGGGTATGCAGTTCTTGAACGGCATTATGAAATCCTTGACTGTTGGCAGCGGCTACATAGTCCCAGTACCATTGCGCCTGACGCAATAATTGTCTGGCCCGCTCAAGCTCAGTCTGATTGGCACCTGTGACAGCTGCCGCTTTGCTAATGGCATTATGGGCACGTTCCACGGTTAATCCGGCTGTCCGCTGCAGCTGCCAGGTATTGTCCTGAGTAGCGCGTACTTGATTATATAATTGATCAGCACCCTGCGTATGGCACGGCTGACAGGATTCTTGAACAGTACGCAGCGGGCTTGTTACCCAGTGAGACGTATATTTTTGTCCGCTGCTTCGCATATAAGGCATATGACAATCGGCACAAGACACACCAAATTTCCCATGTGTTCCATTGAGCCATTCTTCATAATCAGGATGCTGCGCTTTCAGGACTGGTGTTTTGGAGTCAGGATGAATAAAATCCTGGGCAAAACCATTGGGCTGTGCTGCGTAATAGTCATACATTTCCTGAGGGGTATAGCCTTTATCCCAAGGAAATATCACTTGATTGGTTCCGGGAGCAAAATAATACTCGGAATGGCATTGCCCACAGACATAACTGCGCATTTCCTGACGGCTGGCTTTGGTAACATCCACGCCTTTACGGGCCATGGCTTCAACAAAGGCTGGTTGAGTCACCCGCAAATTCATGGTGGCCGGATCATGGCAATTGGCACAGCTAACCGGATGTTTGGACCGTTCCAGCAATTCCGTCAGCGGCTTATTGGCATAACCCCAGCCCATTTCATTATAAAACTGTTCAACATAAGGGGTTTTACAGGTAATACAGGCACCTTTGCTGGTTGGCCCAATGCGTCTGGATTGCATCAGATCCTCTACCGCATAAGGATGCCCACGATCCTCAGTATAGTCTTTACTGAAGGGGTTGCCTTTGAAATTAGTGAAGATTTCCGTCTGTCGCTCAGACTTTTGATAATTCACACTGCCATTATACCCAGTGGGCGATGGTGCTGTTTCCTTACTTTTCAGGTAACTCTGATACTGCAGGGGATAGTATTGCCCCCAGACAGCCGGATCATATTCACCTGCCGGAATAGCGGCCAGCTTGATGGTTGAGGATGGCTTTAACGCCCATACCCGTACAATAATAAAACCAAAAAACAACACCAGCGTGCTTAAAAATACTGCTAGAAACTTCTGCTTTCTACTCAACCTTGACTCCTCCTCCTTTGGTGTCGCCCCGACCATGTGGTAAGCCTCTATGACAGGATATGCAGTCTCCGTCTCCATGGGATAACGCCGTATTGCCAACAACATAAGCATGGCAGCGTAAGCAATTTTTATTGGCTATTGTCGCTGCAGTTGTTGTAAACTCGATGGTATTAGGATAATCCCTCATCACCTCATGATAAGTGTGGCGCATGCCGTTTTCTCCCTTGACATAGAGCTTGGCGAAAATATTGTTGTGCGGCAAATGACAATCACCGCAGGAAAAACTTTGATGATTGGACTCCTGCCAAGTCGCATAAACATGCTGCATGGAATGGCAGCTGCCACAAAAAGAAGGATTATCCGCATACGACAGACCGGCTCCAAAAATCAGCATACCAATAACAGCTCCGACAACACCTAACAAAATCAACTTAATCGCATTGGCCGACCAAAATGTACTTTTATCCAATAACATCACCATCCCATAGGCCATCATGACCTAAATACAATGTAAGCCGCAGCACTCAACCGCTTTAAATCCGTTGTGTTCATCCATGCACAGACAATCTTTAGTATTTTCAAAGACCTGAAAAAATATTAGTAAAACCTGGCCATCGCTTTAGATTTTAATCGCCATATAAAATCCCCCAACAGAAGCAAGGGGACGTTCTTTTTGCTTCTCTTCTTTCGTAAAATTACCGCGAAACAAAAAAGATTGTCCTCTTACTTTTTGCAAGCTACCGGGTAATGAGGATATCTGTAGCGAGACGGGCCACAGCCGTCGCTGGCTTTGCCGGGGGTAACGGCATAGAGAACGTCCGTAGCGAACGATCTCCTCATCACCCGACTGCCTGCGAAGCAAAAAGAACGTCCCCT is a genomic window containing:
- a CDS encoding copper amine oxidase-like protein; this translates as MLLLRKLLPVFMLLLTMNSVSFAAENKLTGKDVLNLPEWPVTSTAYGGKLLLSDSPEMIPADGVTYQDTVSGDARLFFHHVNDTTQPKKIVVVLENQGSETANITVVRYGLGGPSMDYLLVGKETQMQYLKNDNLYIVEVASKSSKLLDTQLSQLVVEPGMLVNGIYDFKSDQPIKVRVMMMPVEADIDQFAAQAQVLPADQQRLRGTFEGKDRLLTGNKAYTSKAGMVVVTLADNVLDRYVEGIDATDGSKVLNYGNYGIVYKLYLPTTYTDKIAYYLNPRGGVYAGGMGVKYRHQYQYTLETPSQNLFFGENKVTDFEHLGVYEGGQSLWFTFSPPGASNLPVKLVIVPQ
- the nrfA_1 gene encoding cytochrome c-552; translation: MVGATPKEEESRLSRKQKFLAVFLSTLVLFFGFIIVRVWALKPSSTIKLAAIPAGEYDPAVWGQYYPLQYQSYLKSKETAPSPTGYNGSVNYQKSERQTEIFTNFKGNPFSKDYTEDRGHPYAVEDLMQSRRIGPTSKGACITCKTPYVEQFYNEMGWGYANKPLTELLERSKHPVSCANCHDPATMNLRVTQPAFVEAMARKGVDVTKASRQEMRSYVCGQCHSEYYFAPGTNQVIFPWDKGYTPQEMYDYYAAQPNGFAQDFIHPDSKTPVLKAQHPDYEEWLNGTHGKFGVSCADCHMPYMRSSGQKYTSHWVTSPLRTVQESCQPCHTQGADQLYNQVRATQDNTWQLQRTAGLTVERAHNAISKAAAVTGANQTELERARQLLRQAQWYWDYVAAANSQGFHNAVQELHTLGQSIDLANQAINAANRAAGSNTL
- the nrfH_1 gene encoding cytochrome c-type protein NrfH; translation: MAYGMVMLLDKSTFWSANAIKLILLGVVGAVIGMLIFGAGLSYADNPSFCGSCHSMQHVYATWQESNHQSFSCGDCHLPHNNIFAKLYVKGENGMRHTYHEVMRDYPNTIEFTTTAATIANKNCLRCHAYVVGNTALSHGDGDCISCHRGLPHGRGDTKGGGVKVE